The following coding sequences are from one Daphnia pulex isolate KAP4 chromosome 11, ASM2113471v1 window:
- the LOC124207610 gene encoding uncharacterized protein LOC124207610 isoform X1 has translation MGNPTIHVLVCCFKKGKTELGIGTMDSIVFPKTFVSLPNLEDKIRMLKEFISGKTDVALNFPKHSVSGEDPSIQLELRAGHVITFSGEDMEVLEITRDAMMKSKPKSARSTKILHSTPKSQVAPKPVASVSYAKKSLPPTVGDTSNSEPIDNNKRKTTKRNPSRSKDQPIHQAIKPTADEVSDLGVSALPSSESEESDSGNEEVDWLAPSPRTRNKIPRTDVDRCIGGSASSNGAVHSAVHRNEVILTPPVSRCNTPSSFRTPYCLYSLLPYCFPHQLSNMFAVTPLYKLPVMCLIVSLQLSNMFAVTSLYKLPVMRLLFPSST, from the exons atgggaaacccCACAATTCACGTTCTCGTTTGCTgctttaaaaaaggtaaaacagaGCTAGGTATTGGGACTATGGATTCCATAGTCTTTCCCAAAACATTCGTGTCGCTTCCAAACCTTGAAGACAAGATTCGCATGCTCAAAGAGTTCATTTCTGGGAAGACTGATGTTGCTTTAAA CTTCCCCAAGCACAGTGTTTCAGGTGAAGACCCATCGATCCAATTGGAACTGAGAGCTGGGCATGTAATTACATTCTCAGGTG AAGACATGGAGGTGTTAGAAATAACTCGTGATGCAATGATGAAATCTAAACCAAAATCTGCACGCTCCACCAAAATCTTGCACTCAACTCCAAAATCCCAAGTGGCCCCCAAACCTGTTGCTTCTGTTTCATATGCCAAGAAGTCTTTGCCTCCAACAGTTGGGGATACTTCAAATTCAG AACCCATAGataacaacaagagaaaaacaacgaaaagaaATCCATCAAGAAGCAAAGATCAACCAATCCATCAAGCAATCAAACCAACAGCTGATGAAGTCAGTGATTTGGGTGTTAGTGCTCTACCATCATCTGAAAGCGAAGAATCAGACTCTGGTAATGAAGAAGTAGATTGGCTGGCTCCATCTCCTCGTACCCGCAACAAAATCCCCCGGACTGATGTA GATCGCTGTATTGGTGGCAGTGCCTCAAGTAATGGTGCCGTTCACTCGGCCGTTCATCGCAATGAAGTTATTCTGACTCCTCCAGTATCTCGGTGTAACACGCCATCATCTTTCCGAACTCCTTATTGCCTTTATTCCTTACTGCCTTATTGTTTCCCTCATCAACTTAGCAATATGTTTGCTGTTACACCCCTCTACAAGCTGCCAGTTATGTGCCTTATTGTTTCCCTCCAACTTAGCAATATGTTTGCTGTTACATCCCTCTACAAACTGCCAGTTATGCGCCTTTTGTTTCCCTCGTCAACTTAG
- the LOC124207610 gene encoding uncharacterized protein LOC124207610 isoform X3, with product MGNPTIHVLVCCFKKGKTELGIGTMDSIVFPKTFVSLPNLEDKIRMLKEFISGKTDVALNFPKHSVSGEDPSIQLELRAGHVITFSDMEVLEITRDAMMKSKPKSARSTKILHSTPKSQVAPKPVASVSYAKKSLPPTVGDTSNSEPIDNNKRKTTKRNPSRSKDQPIHQAIKPTADEVSDLGVSALPSSESEESDSGNEEVDWLAPSPRTRNKIPRTDVDRCIGGSASSNGAVHSAVHRNEVILTPPVSRCNTPSSFRTPYCLYSLLPYCFPHQLSNMFAVTPLYKLPVMCLIVSLQLSNMFAVTSLYKLPVMRLLFPSST from the exons atgggaaacccCACAATTCACGTTCTCGTTTGCTgctttaaaaaaggtaaaacagaGCTAGGTATTGGGACTATGGATTCCATAGTCTTTCCCAAAACATTCGTGTCGCTTCCAAACCTTGAAGACAAGATTCGCATGCTCAAAGAGTTCATTTCTGGGAAGACTGATGTTGCTTTAAA CTTCCCCAAGCACAGTGTTTCAGGTGAAGACCCATCGATCCAATTGGAACTGAGAGCTGGGCATGTAATTACATTCTCAG ACATGGAGGTGTTAGAAATAACTCGTGATGCAATGATGAAATCTAAACCAAAATCTGCACGCTCCACCAAAATCTTGCACTCAACTCCAAAATCCCAAGTGGCCCCCAAACCTGTTGCTTCTGTTTCATATGCCAAGAAGTCTTTGCCTCCAACAGTTGGGGATACTTCAAATTCAG AACCCATAGataacaacaagagaaaaacaacgaaaagaaATCCATCAAGAAGCAAAGATCAACCAATCCATCAAGCAATCAAACCAACAGCTGATGAAGTCAGTGATTTGGGTGTTAGTGCTCTACCATCATCTGAAAGCGAAGAATCAGACTCTGGTAATGAAGAAGTAGATTGGCTGGCTCCATCTCCTCGTACCCGCAACAAAATCCCCCGGACTGATGTA GATCGCTGTATTGGTGGCAGTGCCTCAAGTAATGGTGCCGTTCACTCGGCCGTTCATCGCAATGAAGTTATTCTGACTCCTCCAGTATCTCGGTGTAACACGCCATCATCTTTCCGAACTCCTTATTGCCTTTATTCCTTACTGCCTTATTGTTTCCCTCATCAACTTAGCAATATGTTTGCTGTTACACCCCTCTACAAGCTGCCAGTTATGTGCCTTATTGTTTCCCTCCAACTTAGCAATATGTTTGCTGTTACATCCCTCTACAAACTGCCAGTTATGCGCCTTTTGTTTCCCTCGTCAACTTAG
- the LOC124207609 gene encoding nuclear receptor subfamily 2 group E member 1-like yields the protein MDRVMGSRNKLEALCLVCGDKASGRHYGVSSCDGCRGFFKRSIRRNLDYMCKESNQCIVDVSRRNQCQACRFRRCLEVKMKRDAVQHERAPRGALKRSYQPELDPTVQTNATPLLPLSHHQPPLTSLSAGYSFYSGNFPFNWRPTIGLHHVPRHFPLNIFVPPPPLPASDNNLTPSIPLLNLVKEDEVSSSAAEDLPTTFKRRDSGVSYKSPTVTSTSPVAMPTDPVSQLNASHHCLSGIRDTSNDVNEAAARLLFLTVRWAKSIPSFSHLFYRDQSLLLEEAWCELFVLTVAQWGLSLDEVNTMRNCPELTSERHELLLEGLRHLHQVVARIHLLRLDHTDFACLKALVLFKPETLGLRDGLAIEILQDQTQMMLHEYCSSSSSPQQQSHDMSHSMVRSHRPSLAGRFGKLLLVLPALKAVQSANVVDLFFRKLIGDTPISRLLADCTL from the exons ATGGATCGCGTGATGGGCTCTCGTAATAAGCTGGAAGCTCTCTGTCTTGTGTGTGGGGATAAAGCATCCGGACGACACTACGGCGTCTCTAGCTGTGATGGATGTCGAGGCTTCTTCAAGAGAAGCATTCGCAG AAATTTGGACTACATGTGCAAAGAATCGAACCAGTGCATCGTGGATGTCAGCCGTCGTAATCAATGTCAAGCGTGCCGGTTTCGTCGCTGCCTAGAAGTCAAAATGAAACGAGacg ccgTCCAACACGAACGCGCTCCTCGCGGCGCTCTCAAAAGATCCTACCAGCCGGAGCTCGACCCGACCGTGCAGACAAACGCGACTCCGCTATTGCCGTTAAGTCATCATCAACCACCTCTAACGTCCCTGAGTGCCGGCTACTCATTCTACTCGGGGAATTTCCCGTTTAACTGGCGGCCAACCATCGGCTTGCATCACGTCCCAAGGCATTTCCCATTGAACATTTTCGTTCCTCCTCCACCGCTTCCGGCCTCGGACAATAATCTGACTCCATCCATCCCTCTTCTCAATCTCGTCAAAGAAGATGAAGTGAGCAGTTCGGCGGCCGAAGATTTACCAACAACATTCAAAAGACGCGATTCAG GGGTCAGCTACAAGTCACCGACTGTCACTAGTACATCTCCCGTTGCCATGCCGACCGATCCTGTTAGTCAGTTGAACGCCTCTCATCATTGTTTGTCAGGCATTAGAGACACCAGCAACGACGTCAATGAAGCAGCTGCTCGTTTACTCTTCTTAACAGTTCGATGGGCGAAATCTATACCATCTTTTTCTCAT CTCTTCTATCGGGACCAAAGTCTCCTTCTGGAGGAAGCCTGGTGCGAGCTCTTTGTTTTAACCGTAGCCCAATGGGGCCTCAGTCTTGACGAAG TTAACACTATGAGAAACTGCCCAGAGTTGACGAGCGAACGCcacgagctgctgctggaaggtCTGCGACATTTGCACCAAGTGGTCGCACGCATTCACCTCTTACGGCTGGATCACACCGACTTCGCTTGTCTGAAAGCCTTGGTTCTTTTCAAACCCG AAACTCTGGGACTGCGCGACGGTCTGGCCATCGAGATTTTGCAAGACCAAACGCAGATGATGTTGCACGAGTACTGTTCGTCCTCGTCATCCCCTCAACAACAGTCGCACGACATGTCGCACAGCATGGTGCGGAGTCATCGTCCGTCCCTTGCTGGCCGTTTCGGCAAGTTGTTGCTAGTTCTGCCGGCCCTGAAGGCCGTCCAGAGCGCTAACGTTGTCGATCTCTTTTTCCGCAAGCTAATCGGCGATACGCCCATTTCGAGACTCTTGGCAGACTGCACCCTGTAA
- the LOC124207610 gene encoding uncharacterized protein LOC124207610 isoform X4, translated as MGNPTIHVLVCCFKKGKTELGIGTMDSIVFPKTFVSLPNLEDKIRMLKEFISGKTDVALNFPKHSVSGEDPSIQLELRAGHVITFSEDMEVLEITRDAMMKSKPKSARSTKILHSTPKSQVAPKPVASVSYAKKSLPPTVGDTSNSEPIDNNKRKTTKRNPSRSKDQPIHQAIKPTADEVSDLGVSALPSSESEESDSGNEEVDWLAPSPRTRNKIPRTDVDRCIGGSASSNGAVHSAVHRNEVILTPPVSRCNTPSSFRTPYCLYSLLPYCFPHQLSNMFAVTPLYKLPVMCLIVSLQLSNMFAVTSLYKLPVMRLLFPSST; from the exons atgggaaacccCACAATTCACGTTCTCGTTTGCTgctttaaaaaaggtaaaacagaGCTAGGTATTGGGACTATGGATTCCATAGTCTTTCCCAAAACATTCGTGTCGCTTCCAAACCTTGAAGACAAGATTCGCATGCTCAAAGAGTTCATTTCTGGGAAGACTGATGTTGCTTTAAA CTTCCCCAAGCACAGTGTTTCAGGTGAAGACCCATCGATCCAATTGGAACTGAGAGCTGGGCATGTAATTACATTCTCAG AAGACATGGAGGTGTTAGAAATAACTCGTGATGCAATGATGAAATCTAAACCAAAATCTGCACGCTCCACCAAAATCTTGCACTCAACTCCAAAATCCCAAGTGGCCCCCAAACCTGTTGCTTCTGTTTCATATGCCAAGAAGTCTTTGCCTCCAACAGTTGGGGATACTTCAAATTCAG AACCCATAGataacaacaagagaaaaacaacgaaaagaaATCCATCAAGAAGCAAAGATCAACCAATCCATCAAGCAATCAAACCAACAGCTGATGAAGTCAGTGATTTGGGTGTTAGTGCTCTACCATCATCTGAAAGCGAAGAATCAGACTCTGGTAATGAAGAAGTAGATTGGCTGGCTCCATCTCCTCGTACCCGCAACAAAATCCCCCGGACTGATGTA GATCGCTGTATTGGTGGCAGTGCCTCAAGTAATGGTGCCGTTCACTCGGCCGTTCATCGCAATGAAGTTATTCTGACTCCTCCAGTATCTCGGTGTAACACGCCATCATCTTTCCGAACTCCTTATTGCCTTTATTCCTTACTGCCTTATTGTTTCCCTCATCAACTTAGCAATATGTTTGCTGTTACACCCCTCTACAAGCTGCCAGTTATGTGCCTTATTGTTTCCCTCCAACTTAGCAATATGTTTGCTGTTACATCCCTCTACAAACTGCCAGTTATGCGCCTTTTGTTTCCCTCGTCAACTTAG
- the LOC124207610 gene encoding uncharacterized protein LOC124207610 isoform X2, with protein MGNPTIHVLVCCFKKGKTELGIGTMDSIVFPKTFVSLPNLEDKIRMLKEFISGKTDVALNFPKHSVSGEDPSIQLELRAGHVITFSGEDMEVLEITRDAMMKSKPKSARSTKILHSTPKSQVAPKPVASVSYAKKSLPPTVGDTSNSEPIDNNKRKTTKRNPSRSKDQPIHQAIKPTADEVSDLGVSALPSSESEESDSGNEEVDWLAPSPRTRNKIPRTDDRCIGGSASSNGAVHSAVHRNEVILTPPVSRCNTPSSFRTPYCLYSLLPYCFPHQLSNMFAVTPLYKLPVMCLIVSLQLSNMFAVTSLYKLPVMRLLFPSST; from the exons atgggaaacccCACAATTCACGTTCTCGTTTGCTgctttaaaaaaggtaaaacagaGCTAGGTATTGGGACTATGGATTCCATAGTCTTTCCCAAAACATTCGTGTCGCTTCCAAACCTTGAAGACAAGATTCGCATGCTCAAAGAGTTCATTTCTGGGAAGACTGATGTTGCTTTAAA CTTCCCCAAGCACAGTGTTTCAGGTGAAGACCCATCGATCCAATTGGAACTGAGAGCTGGGCATGTAATTACATTCTCAGGTG AAGACATGGAGGTGTTAGAAATAACTCGTGATGCAATGATGAAATCTAAACCAAAATCTGCACGCTCCACCAAAATCTTGCACTCAACTCCAAAATCCCAAGTGGCCCCCAAACCTGTTGCTTCTGTTTCATATGCCAAGAAGTCTTTGCCTCCAACAGTTGGGGATACTTCAAATTCAG AACCCATAGataacaacaagagaaaaacaacgaaaagaaATCCATCAAGAAGCAAAGATCAACCAATCCATCAAGCAATCAAACCAACAGCTGATGAAGTCAGTGATTTGGGTGTTAGTGCTCTACCATCATCTGAAAGCGAAGAATCAGACTCTGGTAATGAAGAAGTAGATTGGCTGGCTCCATCTCCTCGTACCCGCAACAAAATCCCCCGGACTGAT GATCGCTGTATTGGTGGCAGTGCCTCAAGTAATGGTGCCGTTCACTCGGCCGTTCATCGCAATGAAGTTATTCTGACTCCTCCAGTATCTCGGTGTAACACGCCATCATCTTTCCGAACTCCTTATTGCCTTTATTCCTTACTGCCTTATTGTTTCCCTCATCAACTTAGCAATATGTTTGCTGTTACACCCCTCTACAAGCTGCCAGTTATGTGCCTTATTGTTTCCCTCCAACTTAGCAATATGTTTGCTGTTACATCCCTCTACAAACTGCCAGTTATGCGCCTTTTGTTTCCCTCGTCAACTTAG